The Ctenopharyngodon idella isolate HZGC_01 chromosome 19, HZGC01, whole genome shotgun sequence genomic sequence TATAAACAGTGAGAAACTCTGGAGAAGGAGAGTCAGAAGTCAGAGTGTAGTcttaatcagattacagttccTGAGAAGTGAGTGGGACTTAGAAACTATCACAATCACTCTCCAGTTGATGTATCTGATTCATTCAACCCAGCTCtttgttgttttctgttatttCGCTAGTTTTCTGTATAACAAGTGACACTcctataaaacaaattaaactaAAGACAAATATCACATTGCATCTGGCAACCACAAAAAGATGTTCTAGCAGACTTGTGTGTGTTGATATGTATCTGAATGTTTATGTTCCATGACACACACTCTTTAGCTAGTGTCGCCGGTCCCAATTTATAAGTGCTCCAGTGCCAGGAATAACTCAGGCTATGGCATTCCTGAAAGAGAATGCAACCTGGTTTCAAAGTTGGAATGAGGTGCTAGGACAAAGCACAGGATGGAAGCTTTGATAGGATAGAAATATTATATACACTGtgaatattactataaatattGCACAGTACCAATCAGACCATGAATTGATTCATCggcattcatattttaaaagatgaaaagatattttatatattaaatatattttcttaataatatctactttttatttaaataataaattaatataaaataaatattatacatacatatataaaactAGACAACTGAGATCAACAGTCAGAGtcaagtattccagaaagctgtgttatataggctataattactttattatagttattatgaAGTAGGTAACACCTTCAAAAATATACATCACTGTCTGTGACAATGTCAGAAATACTTATACATGTTTGATGCGCTGAAGTGTTTTGTTGTGTGCTCGTGTCAAGCACAATATATAAATGCacttatatacacacaatattcAGTGCACTTGTTTCACTGCTACTTAAATGAAGCATCACATACAGTACAATAGATTTACCAATGAAGATATGCATCCTCGGATAACACAGGCAAGTTCTTAAGAAGTAATCCGACTTCATCAGTAGTTATGCCTCCGTCTGTTTACAAATGTAGAATTTTTGCACACGTACTTAACAATTATCTGAAATTAATCAGTTTTTCAAGACAAGGTTACCCTTTAAAACCCAAATCTCAGAAGCTCGCTGTTTAGACGAAGCTCAAAAGAATGAGACACGAATTATATTTAGGCTAATTGTAACATTTTGCATCATGACATTCCATCATGTTTTTGTATTTACCTGTCTGTGATTCTGCCTTCTGGGATGATATCGAGCACCGCTTCGCGCAGTATCTCACGCTACAGTTTGAGCAAGCAAGTTAAGTACAGCTGGACTGATCTATTCCCGACAGGGGTAGATAGCACGACGACATAAAGTACTAATGCAATTaatcatcaaaatatttttaattaaaaagtaatatcatttattttcaataaagtTTCGAAAAATATAGATGTTTATATGCTAAAATATTCACCATGACTCGTTCGCATCGTGTCACTCGGATATCCAGCCCCCCTCCTTTTAATTTCCATCGTGGTATGATCCgaggatgtaaaaaaaaaaaagaggagtaCTGTATTATAAGGTCTGTGTTCAAAGGAAGAAATTTCCACATCGATATAGCCTACTTTTTatccttaaaatgaataataattgacTGTTGTCAATATGACAAGTATGACCCCTGCCAGGAAAGGTGATTTGACACCTGAAGAGAGAGTGATGCTGCAGGTGGCTGCTACAGGTACTGGAAATcactttttagtttttcttctgtttttgttgttgttctttttacaTTCAGTGTATCTTAATGCtctaaaaataggaaaaaactTTCTATAAAACTTTATACAGGTCATTCATTGTATCTATTTAATTGGTTGGGTGTTTATTTAGGCCTATTTGTTcagcagaactgttttcaacactaataataataagaaattgcCAGAAGTGGCAAtttagcatattaaaataatttccgAATCACTCTAATATATGTAGGCTATGTATGcatatgtttatatattgtgaatattctTTCAAAACTATtgcaaaaatctcactgaccccaaacttgaaCAGTAGTGATAAAGTGCCAGTTTCATGCTAAACACACTTGATATTGTAGAGAGAAAGGTGCAAGATATGTTCACATAATCCACTTCATTTATAAACTAACCAGTTTAGTTACTGTTTAGTTTAGTAACTTTCTGCTGGTCTTTGAACTGTATATTACTGAATCCTAGCAAAATTAGAAAAGGGGTAGATAATAAAACTGTTGAAAATACCGTGTCTTTATAGACACTATAACTACAGTTGGGTATGTAGACTGTCTAAAGAAATAAAATGGTGGATAATCATGAAATGTCCATGATGCCTAATGTTTAGTTTTTAAACTCTAGGCTGTGTTCTCTCAAAAGGTGATGTGCAAGAGGCCACCCAGCTTCTTAGCAATCCAAATGTGCATGTTAACTGTCTGGATGAGGTAAGAACATAAAGATGACAAATATGGGTAGTAATTTACAGGCCATTAAGCACCGTTTATGGCTCATTGGGATTCACCAACtggaacacaacaaaacataaaatcaaaCATAGGGTTGCTGGCCAAACACAACTCAAACTTAATGTTACTTATATTCATGTTTATGTTATTTCACTGTAGCCTTATTCCTTAAACACAGACTGTACACTGTAAATAGTGATATTATGTAGTTGTTTTCTGATGATCAGCCGTTATGTAAACAAATTCAGTGGCTGGTGAGGTGACGACATATGTTGCGCATTGTAATTCAGGCATATGGCAGAGACTCTTGAGTGGCGGATGTGGTACTTAAAGATGTAAGAAGGTACTTAAAGAGGTGTGATAATGGAGACGTGCCACTAGATGTAACCTACAGACAACTTGTGGTCCTTTAGGGGCCAGAATGattaaaaacagcagttgatAAGTGTTTCCCACCTGTCAAAATCAGATGTGCTGCATGTTCACTTTGCCACCAACGCAGTCTTTCAACTTCATCCAAGGAGCAACAAAGATTATGACTCACTCTGCTCATGTCACTCTCAACAAGTGCCAGTGTTTTGTCAGAATCACCATACTGCAGGCACATTTCCTGGATTTTCACAATTTGTGATAGGACTGAACAAGGCTAAATGTCATTTGCTTTTGAGTCATGCAGATGAAAAGATTggtaaaagttattttttaaagtatgttccCTCATATCGTTTCAGTATGGCATGACCCCTCTCATGCATGCGGCCTATAAGGGTAAAGCAGACATGTGCAGACTGCTGCTGCAGCACGGAGCTGATGTCAACTGCAATGAGCACGAGTATGGTTATACTGCCCTCATGTTTGCTGGCCTCTCAGGTGAACTTGTTCATCTAGATAGTAATGCTAACAAGTTTCATTTTatctaatgtttatttaaccagcACGGTCATTTATTAATGAATTTTTAGGGTAGTCCTGGCATTGGGTTGCACAGATAGCAGTCATGAATAAACCACAaaagtaagaaatgtttttaagcATTAGATGAATGTCATAGTTTCatagcttttatatatatatatatatatatatatttatatatacatactgtatgtgtgtgtgtgtgtgtgtgtgtgtgtatatatatatatatacagtatatatatacacacacaatgttaCAAGTTATGTAACcagagtaaagtaacgcattacttttaaaaatatcaataacgcaagttgttttgtttttccatttattgactgacacctctcctgtccccatgttgagagaaattatGAGTAAGGGGCAAAGGTGTTTTGTGCGCCGTGTATGATGgttattgtaatattgtgtcCAACCGTATTCAACCATacaaataagcaacaatgacttcacatttgtgttgaatttttttgtttttattgctgaagtaagcaTATTGAACTTCACCCTCAACtctacaggcgtgaatttgcatttcctttagcctgaggcttattcacttctggtgtgaaagagcctttcaatttgccaaaaacagaactttttttttttgttttgttattaacaaacaaacaagcccagccTAGGTGggaaaaagtgtatatatatatatatatacagttgcatgaaaaagtatgggaaccacttgcagaatctgtgaaaatgtgaataattttaacaaaataagagagatcataaaaaatgcatgttatattttatttagtactgtcctgagtaagatattttacataaaaaatgtttacatatagtctaCAAGACTAAAATTtggctgaatttattaaaataaccccattcaaaagtttgggagccaaagcagttaaactgagctctgttcttcagaaaaatcctccaggtcctgcagattcttcagttttccaacatcttttgcatatttgtaccctttccagcagtgactgtatgattttgagatccatcttttcacgcTGAGGACagttgagggactcaaacacaactattaaaaaaggttcaaacattcactgatgctccagaaggaaacacgacgcaTTAAGACCCAGGggatgaaaactttttgaatttgaagatcaaggtaaattgtacttaatttgtcttccgagaAACATGCAATTATCTTCttttgcttccgaagggcagtactaaatgaaaaaaatatttaagcaaaataagaaaaatttggacatcttcatcctgttcaaaagttttcaccccccaggTCTTAATGCATcctgtttccttctggagcatcagtgaatgtttgaaacttttttaatagttgtgtttgagtgcctcaattgtcctcagtgtgaaaagaaggATCTCAAAATAATatagtcactgctgtaaagggttcaaatatgaaaaaaatcctaactatatatatatatatatatatatatatatatatatatatatatatgattcagaaactaataatgaactgcacttatacagcatttattaatctttgttaatgttaatttcaacatttactaatacattattaaaaacttattaacattagttaatgcactgtgaactaacatgaacaaacaatgaacaactgtattttcattaactaacgttaacgaagattagtaaatacagtaacaaatgtattgcttatgGTTAGtccatgttagttaatacattaactaatgtgtaactaatgaaccttaatgtaaagtgttacctctaAAATAATCCCACAGGTAATGCTGAAATTACAGAGATGATATTGGATGCTGGAGCAGAGACAGATCTGGTCAACTCAGTGGGACGGACTGCTGCTCAGATGGCCGCCTTTGTGGGTGAGATATTCATAGACATATGCACGCCTACTACttattaatgaataaatcaCTTGAAGACCTAAATGCTTTCTTTTCCACCCTGTGCAGGTCAGCATGACTGTGTGACGGTgatcaacaattttttttctcgtGCGAGGTTGGAATACTACACCAGACCCCAGGGCTCAGAGAGAGAACCTAAACTACCCCCAAAACTAGCAGGACCCCTACACAAAATCATCATGACTACTAACCTCAATCCTGTCAAGGTAGGAAGTGCCAAGTACATTTATATAACTCAGATTTCAAGCATCGGTAAACTGCCACGCTCAGACAAACTGAACAATGTTAGTGGAACACAGCAATCTATGCTTTCATAACACTGACCCATAAGAATGCCATACAAGGTCACATGACTGAGGGAAGCATCAGTTTGCACTAACCAACACCCCTCCTGCTTTTATTCCATCTAAATATATCCTTGTGATATTACAGAGCAACAACAGGCCATTTCAACACAGGCCTGGAATTCTGCATATCTGTTTTCTCTGATAAACAATCTTCGtcacatattatataaaaatggcatgactgaaatgcaaaaataatcaCAGGTGAGGttacgttttatttttattttttattttttttacaaattgttAGGACCCATTTCTCAAAATGGGTACATAAGAACATAAGAGCAGCCTATGTGGGCTAAACTATGGATCATTGTCCATTGCTGTGGCACAAAATACATTCAGTGATTGCATCATTCAAATtacatgaattcttttctcactcagacGCAACCATCATCAAAACTCTATGTAcctacaggccaatttgcacatttacatactcttttcaaaactgttaaacttaaatggatagttcactcaaaaatgaaaattctgtcatcatttactcaccctcaagtagttccaaacctgtatgaatttcttttttctgaaaagaagataattggaagaatgtcagtaatcaaacagatctcgccccccattgactaccatagtatttatttttcctactatgtaGGAAAAAcctgcatttgtgtaagaaaaatatccatatttaacaagttataaagtaaaatatctagcttccaccagacgccttgcgtattcaacttacgaaaaaaacgTAAATGACACgatggcggaagctagatattttacttcataacttgttaaatatggatatttttcttacacaaacgcatcgctttgcttcagaaggcctttattaaccccccggagccgcgtggagtacgtttatgatgaaAAGATGCACTTTCTTGGGCTTCAAACTTGTTGGTCCCAGTTacagccattataaagcttggatgcatcaggatatttattaatacaactccaattgtgttcatcagaaagaagaaagtcatatacacctaggatggctttagggtgagtaaatcttggggtaattttcattttaaagtgaactaatactttaaatgccttgctcaagggcacttcagtcatttcctgccagtattgagaatcaaacccacaaccttcgggttacctgTCTGACTTTCTTACCGTTATTCCAAGACTTATTAACTTCTGTGCCAAGCTGAAGGATGGTAAGGAGAACTGTGTAAAGAGTTTTGataaagtgacctaagtattgagggTCCTGTagtgattataaaaaaataaataaaaaaaaataaaaaatttttaaaaaaaaaactgtaattggtGCAGAGAGTAGTTTAAAACACAGTTGGTCTAGTATAGACTTGCGTGTGTGCTTTGCAGATCTCGGATGGCATCTGTGTGCGATATCTCATCTGTCTCATATCCAGTGATTTCTGATGAGTAAGGTGTCTCAGCAGCACACTCAGCAGGGATCAGTTAACAGAATCATGTAGCGTGAGAACATGTTTCCTCCATGAAACTTGCATTGTAAGTAAGGCTAGTGTCTCTCTGCCATATTCACGTCCCATATTTTGGGGCACATTTTTCCATCATGCTTTTTCAGATGGTGATGCTGGTGAAGGAGAACCCCTTATTGGTGGACGTGGTTGCCCTGGAGAAGTGCTACCGTGTGATGGATCTGCTCTGCGAGCAGTGCGTGCAACAGCAAGACATGAATGAGATTCTGGCCATGAAAATGCACTACATCAGCTGTGTACTGCAGAAGTGTCTGGCCTTCCTGCAGGAATGTGACGACAAACTAGACGCCCTTTTGAAGAGGTGACGTCATCATTATGGTCCTTGAATCTCAGATGGTCTTGCAAATGGAGtcacaaaattatatatttttcttctgcCCAAGACTTCTAAAAGGAAGAGATGGTGATGGCTTCCCTCAGTACCAGGAGAAATTCATCCGTGATTGTATCCGGAAGTTTCCCTATTGTGAGGCAACCCTTCTGCAGCAGCTGGTTCGAAGCATAGCACCTGTGGAAATTGTCAGTACACTTTTCTATCATAACAAACCAACgcattttaatttaacaaagGAGTCACATAATGTAGAATcacttattaaatattttatatgtaattttatttataaaaatattattatattattaataatataatataaaaacagtaataatataatatctttatatataacattttaatatttaattataatattaaagaatTACTCGCTATATTTTTATGGCatattactgtatatacactaccttacaaagtaaggttttttttgtttgtttgtttgttttttgtaaataacttaatactttttatttagcaaggatgcattaaattgatcaaaagtgacaaagacattcacaatattacaaaagatttcacggtttccacaaaaatattaaacagtacaactgttttcaacattgataataataagaaatgtttcttgagcagcaaatcagcatattagaatgatttctgatggattatgtaacactgaagactggagtaatgatgcttaaatTTCAATTctaacatcacaggaataaattaaaatatattcaatagaaaacagttattttattttaaattgtaataatatttcacaatatttttgatcaaattaatgcagacttggtgagacttcttttttaaaatctttctgaccccaaacttttgaacggtagtatagATGTACATAACTTGCTGACTGATgccaaattataaaaatgtgtcaaCATTATGTTTCACAACCTCACTCTTGTTTCCAGGGGAACGACCCCACAGCCTTCTCGGTTCTGACCCAGGCATTGACGGGCCAGATGGTGCTTATGGACACTGAGTACTGTGCTACTTGTGGGGAGAGGGGTGCCGACAAGAAGTGCTCCTACTGTAAAACGGTATTATATATTTCCTCTTTGAGTAATCATGACATATCATCtacatttattcaattaataatcacttttttttatcactttgcagccaaataataaacttaaaatgttaACAACAATTTATTGTACAGTTAATCTTACATAATGACCATCCGCAAAGTAGGCCTAGTAATGATTCTATTTAGCATGTAGTTTCTGTTGAGGCAAACATAACGTTCCACATCCTGTGTCACCATTACCTTGGATTGAACCTATAGCTTTTGAATGAACAGCCCATTCTTTAGGATTCTTAGGGAAACTCTCTTGTCAATATGATGAGTGTTGCTGAAACACTCTGTTTTCCAATAATGATCTCATCTCTTTACAGGTGGTCTACTGTGGGCAGACGTGTCAGAGGCTGCACTGGTTCACCCATAAGAGGCAGTGCAAAACCCCTGTGCAACAAAGAGATTCTCAGTTCAACAGCCAACCAAAACTGAGAGAACTTTCTAGCAATGGTATGTTTAGCAATGTTGGCATATTAGCACACCAGTGGTTAGTAGTTAAGAATTGTTTGATTTGCTTGAGTTAGATCTTACTGAATCTCACCTGTGCATTTGGCCATGACGTTAAAGGGGCtattcacacagaatgtgtttttgctgttaaaaatgtgtgacagggcagtggaatggaaaaaaagGTCTAGAGAAAGTCGAACGTGTTTTAATTTGAGcgcagcatttttaaaatgccatttCATGCGTGAGACACTGCAAGAGACGTGAAACACATGCGGTTAAACACAACGTCCAGAAAAAAGATGTTAAAGCAGCACAGTGGAATACAAAAACGTGTTGTCTGTGAACATCCCCAAAAGGCCCGTTCAcgccaagaacaataactataatgataactatattagcgtccacaccagtgggtaatatcgttctgtttattccAAGTGCATGcttaatgtttttatcattcatcagctggaaaaagaaactttctgaaagtgattccaactatTTTGTTTCTCTGTGTCGTTATCGttgtagttgtggtgtggactctgccatacttttatatatagaacaatttttagaattatttctttatcattatagttatcatccttggtgtgaacaggccttaaagggttagttcacccaaaaatgaaaattctgtcattatttactcagcctcatgtcgttccaaacccataagactttcgttcatcttcggaatgtAAATGAAGATctctttgatgaaatctgagagctttctgtccctccctAGACAGCCTACGCAATTGAAACGTTGAtccttcaaaaagtttataaatagatcataaaactaatc encodes the following:
- the LOC127501648 gene encoding ankyrin repeat and MYND domain-containing protein 2-like, translating into MTSMTPARKGDLTPEERVMLQVAATGDVQEATQLLSNPNVHVNCLDEYGMTPLMHAAYKGKADMCRLLLQHGADVNCNEHEYGYTALMFAGLSGNAEITEMILDAGAETDLVNSVGRTAAQMAAFVGQHDCVTVINNFFSRARLEYYTRPQGSEREPKLPPKLAGPLHKIIMTTNLNPVKMVMLVKENPLLVDVVALEKCYRVMDLLCEQCVQQQDMNEILAMKMHYISCVLQKCLAFLQECDDKLDALLKRLLKGRDGDGFPQYQEKFIRDCIRKFPYCEATLLQQLVRSIAPVEIGNDPTAFSVLTQALTGQMVLMDTEYCATCGERGADKKCSYCKTVVYCGQTCQRLHWFTHKRQCKTPVQQRDSQFNSQPKLRELSSNADDSDAEKAASSMLALCLGFSECVLQHSPSDDHHETSEDDPRAGQD